From a single Natronorubrum tibetense GA33 genomic region:
- a CDS encoding polysaccharide deacetylase family protein, with translation MTSDRPTRRRILALSGATAAAGLAGCTDRLESLTGSSDGDDPSEEGETTERAAALADGVPSLETEYNSREQYQQPGASLDDFEDLDAWEVVQGSGEPDEDVVFDGDQSFKLESDGSENVVAQRDLSGEDLSETDLSFAIRTSTPQNITINLRLVDQFGSERVYSLREITYRAPDVGWFRSSPGVFQESEYEPAMDSLDRLEIQVLHSMDEAEVWIDDLRTHEKPDQGYVMLVWDDGTSDYYETASPLHDEYDFPAVQAPVPRWTEQGREGVMSISELKERQEEGDQIVVHGTHTPIHEYDDDEEIENRLRNDKQWFINNGFEGADYIVYPHNSYDRSSLEQKTAYHYCGGFNQAGNVNTTSVYGFDPLALPRTIGHDIDISKRCVDLAAEHNQCSILNFHEFEANNTMPEDDYEDLIEYINDADVEVITFDDLWELRTEQHYE, from the coding sequence CCTTGCACTGTCCGGTGCAACCGCGGCCGCTGGTCTCGCAGGGTGTACCGATCGTCTCGAGTCACTTACCGGCAGTTCCGACGGCGACGACCCCTCGGAAGAGGGAGAAACCACCGAGCGTGCGGCGGCGCTCGCGGACGGCGTTCCGTCGCTCGAGACCGAGTACAACAGCCGCGAACAGTACCAGCAGCCGGGGGCGTCCCTCGACGACTTCGAGGACCTCGACGCCTGGGAGGTCGTCCAAGGCTCCGGGGAGCCGGACGAGGATGTCGTCTTCGACGGCGATCAGAGCTTCAAACTGGAGTCCGACGGCAGCGAGAACGTCGTCGCCCAGCGAGATCTCAGCGGCGAAGACCTCTCCGAAACCGACCTCTCCTTTGCGATCCGAACGTCGACGCCACAGAACATCACGATCAACCTGCGTCTCGTCGACCAGTTCGGCAGCGAGCGAGTGTACTCGCTCCGCGAAATTACATACCGCGCCCCCGATGTCGGCTGGTTCCGCTCGAGCCCCGGGGTCTTCCAGGAGAGCGAGTACGAGCCCGCGATGGATTCGCTCGACCGCCTCGAGATCCAGGTTCTCCACTCGATGGACGAAGCGGAGGTCTGGATCGACGACCTACGTACCCACGAAAAGCCCGATCAAGGCTACGTCATGCTGGTCTGGGACGACGGCACTAGCGACTACTACGAGACGGCCTCACCGCTGCACGACGAGTACGATTTCCCGGCGGTTCAGGCCCCGGTTCCGCGGTGGACCGAACAGGGCCGAGAGGGCGTCATGTCGATCTCGGAGCTCAAGGAGCGCCAGGAGGAGGGTGACCAGATCGTCGTCCACGGCACGCATACGCCCATTCACGAGTACGACGACGACGAGGAGATCGAGAACAGGCTCCGAAACGACAAGCAGTGGTTCATCAACAACGGGTTCGAGGGCGCCGACTACATCGTCTACCCGCACAACAGCTACGACCGCTCGAGCCTCGAGCAGAAGACGGCGTACCACTACTGCGGCGGCTTCAACCAGGCGGGCAACGTCAACACGACGAGCGTCTACGGCTTCGATCCGCTGGCGCTGCCCCGAACCATCGGCCACGACATAGACATCTCGAAGCGCTGTGTCGATCTCGCCGCCGAACACAACCAGTGTTCGATCCTGAACTTCCACGAGTTCGAAGCGAACAACACCATGCCGGAAGACGACTACGAGGACCTCATCGAGTACATCAACGATGCGGATGTCGAGGTCATCACGTTCGACGATCTCTGGGAGCTGCGGACCGAACAGCACTACGAGTAA